From a single Adhaeribacter swui genomic region:
- a CDS encoding acetylxylan esterase: MLKTLPYSRSFFKIFLFCWLLIGYAGAHAQPTEKMIKVVVAPDHSNWQYKTGEPVKFTITVLQNGNPLKSARLKYEVMPEKMPATKTETLTLANGTKEVVAGTMKKPGFLRCTATATVDGKEYVGLATAGFEPLKIEPTTTVPADFQAFWDKAKTEAAKIPLDARLTLLPERCTETVNVYHVNLQNYALNTRLYGILCVPKKEGKYPAILKVPGAGARPYNGDIAGAEKGFITFEIGIHGVPVTMEPSVYTNLMAGALRNYWTHGLDDKDQYYYKRVYLGCVRANDFIFSLPQFDGQNLAVTGGSQGGALSIVTAALDNRVKYLVAYYPALSDLTGYLHERAGGWPHLFSKDNYTFNGKKDKIETSKYYDVVNFARLVKVPGYYSWGFNDETCPPTSMYAAYNVITAPKELYLALETGHWTYPEQYEKTNPWLYSKLQKK; this comes from the coding sequence ATGTTAAAAACCTTACCTTATTCGCGTTCTTTTTTTAAAATTTTTCTTTTTTGTTGGTTGCTGATCGGGTACGCCGGGGCTCATGCCCAGCCTACCGAAAAAATGATAAAAGTGGTGGTGGCGCCCGACCACAGCAACTGGCAGTACAAAACCGGGGAGCCGGTTAAATTTACCATTACCGTATTGCAAAACGGCAATCCTTTAAAAAGTGCCCGGCTTAAGTACGAAGTAATGCCTGAAAAAATGCCCGCTACTAAAACCGAAACGCTAACCCTGGCCAATGGTACCAAAGAAGTAGTAGCCGGAACCATGAAAAAGCCCGGCTTTCTGCGCTGCACCGCTACCGCTACCGTAGACGGTAAAGAATATGTAGGTTTGGCAACCGCCGGGTTTGAGCCTTTAAAAATTGAACCCACCACCACCGTACCCGCCGATTTTCAGGCATTCTGGGACAAAGCCAAAACTGAGGCCGCTAAAATACCCCTGGATGCCCGCCTGACTTTACTACCCGAGCGTTGCACCGAAACCGTGAATGTGTACCACGTAAACCTACAGAATTATGCCCTAAATACCCGGCTGTACGGTATCTTGTGCGTACCTAAAAAAGAAGGAAAATACCCGGCCATTTTAAAAGTGCCCGGCGCAGGCGCCCGGCCGTATAATGGCGATATTGCCGGTGCCGAAAAAGGATTTATCACTTTTGAAATTGGCATTCATGGGGTACCGGTAACTATGGAGCCGAGTGTGTATACCAATCTGATGGCCGGTGCCCTGCGTAATTACTGGACCCACGGCCTCGATGATAAAGACCAGTATTATTACAAACGGGTGTATTTGGGTTGCGTGCGCGCCAACGATTTTATTTTTAGCTTACCGCAGTTCGATGGGCAAAACTTAGCCGTGACTGGGGGCAGCCAAGGGGGCGCTTTAAGTATTGTAACCGCTGCCCTTGATAATCGCGTGAAGTATTTGGTAGCTTATTATCCTGCCCTGAGCGATTTAACCGGTTATTTGCACGAACGCGCCGGCGGTTGGCCGCATTTATTCAGTAAAGACAATTATACCTTTAACGGCAAAAAAGATAAAATTGAAACCTCGAAGTATTACGATGTGGTAAACTTTGCCCGGCTGGTAAAAGTGCCCGGCTATTACTCCTGGGGTTTTAACGACGAAACCTGTCCGCCCACTTCCATGTACGCGGCCTATAACGTTATAACGGCTCCCAAAGAATTGTACTTAGCCCTGGAAACTGGCCACTGGACTTACCCGGAGCAATACGAGAAAACCAATCCCTGGCTGTATTCTAAATTGCAGAAAAAATAA
- a CDS encoding sensor histidine kinase yields MEATKIALQNRLQLLSIILAWFALVIAVLSLTGWFFQIESLRSSFGAAGTMKVNTALCILGCSLSIISLRLKRTGITRLLAILVFLICQISILEYFLNQNLGIDQLFYTDVVTDPTLEPPGRMSLLSACNIYIITLALVAFTYQRYGLAQLLVAFFFILTYASFLGHLYGITQFYQFGRFSTIAGHTALALLLLNLSILLYCSESGWMKIFSSPYMGGKLARTSFGYFLLTVPILMGFYLYGLNQWNFTPTSSLVSSFLVICLITLPIAHIFLNRLDKLDAILQKTNSNLKQTNADLAVRNQELTNINQSLDDIVYMASHDLKGPINNLEAIFRELNVLIKSQLPPEDQQLIFFGANSVNNLKKTIQDLTQIIQSQQIDTQEPERIQLVPLLTEIQDELQSEINESAATFYLNLQTEYVFFSRIHLRSIFSNLISNALKYRSPERAPEINISAEPVPGGVQLRIADNGLGLTEVQQAKLFTLFKRFHNHVAGSGIGLYLIKRTIENYGGQIAVTSTINTGTAFTIFLPQQT; encoded by the coding sequence ATGGAAGCAACTAAAATTGCCTTACAAAACCGATTACAATTACTTTCCATAATTTTAGCCTGGTTTGCCCTTGTTATTGCTGTTCTTAGTTTAACCGGTTGGTTTTTCCAGATAGAGTCCCTACGCAGTTCGTTTGGCGCAGCCGGCACCATGAAAGTAAATACCGCGTTATGTATTTTGGGCTGTAGTCTGTCCATTATAAGTTTACGACTCAAAAGAACCGGTATAACCCGCTTGCTGGCTATCCTGGTATTTCTGATCTGCCAAATTTCTATCTTGGAATATTTTTTAAACCAGAATTTAGGTATCGATCAGTTATTTTATACTGATGTAGTAACTGACCCCACCCTGGAACCGCCGGGCCGAATGTCGCTCCTGTCGGCTTGTAATATATATATTATAACTTTGGCGTTGGTAGCATTTACTTACCAGCGGTACGGTTTAGCCCAATTACTAGTAGCCTTCTTTTTTATTTTAACTTATGCCTCTTTTTTGGGCCATTTATACGGTATCACTCAGTTTTACCAGTTTGGGCGCTTTTCTACCATTGCGGGTCATACGGCTTTGGCTTTATTACTTTTAAACTTAAGTATACTGCTTTATTGCTCCGAGTCGGGTTGGATGAAAATATTTTCGAGTCCGTACATGGGGGGCAAGCTGGCCCGGACATCTTTTGGCTACTTTTTGCTAACCGTTCCGATTTTAATGGGATTTTACCTTTACGGATTAAACCAATGGAACTTTACACCTACCTCCAGCTTGGTTAGCTCCTTTCTGGTAATCTGTTTAATTACCCTGCCGATTGCTCATATTTTTCTAAACCGTTTGGATAAACTGGATGCGATTTTGCAAAAAACAAACAGTAATTTAAAACAAACCAACGCCGATTTAGCGGTACGCAACCAAGAGCTTACCAACATTAATCAAAGCCTCGATGATATTGTGTACATGGCGAGCCACGATTTAAAAGGCCCCATCAATAACCTGGAAGCTATTTTCCGGGAATTAAATGTGCTGATTAAGTCGCAATTGCCACCCGAAGATCAACAGCTAATTTTTTTTGGAGCCAATTCAGTTAATAATTTAAAAAAAACTATTCAGGATTTAACCCAGATCATACAATCGCAACAAATAGATACCCAGGAACCTGAGCGTATTCAGCTGGTACCGCTACTCACCGAAATTCAGGATGAATTACAATCTGAGATAAATGAATCGGCAGCTACTTTTTATTTAAATTTACAAACCGAATATGTTTTTTTCTCGCGCATCCACCTGCGCAGCATCTTTAGCAATTTAATTTCGAATGCCTTAAAATACCGCTCCCCCGAGCGAGCCCCCGAAATAAACATCAGCGCCGAACCTGTGCCGGGCGGCGTGCAATTGCGGATTGCAGATAACGGACTTGGATTAACTGAAGTGCAGCAAGCTAAATTATTTACGCTTTTTAAACGGTTTCATAACCACGTAGCAGGTAGCGGCATTGGCCTGTATTTAATAAAACGCACCATCGAGAACTACGGCGGGCAAATAGCGGTAACCAGTACAATAAATACCGGCACCGCTTTTACTATTTTTCTGCCGCAGCAAACTTAA
- a CDS encoding PAS domain-containing sensor histidine kinase, translating to MKAETDNFSVLNPENLTNDKYKILVNSITDYAIFLLDATGHVITWNPGAQLIKQYKPEEIIGKHFSTFYTPDAKASDYPGMELREAQRLGRFEDEGWRVRKDGSVFWANVIITPIYDAQHKLMGFSKITRNLSQRKKAEDDLYKAYEELKDSEERFRLLIEGVTDYAIFMLDPAGNVATWNEGARRMKGYEASEIIGKFFSKFYSQEAVQQGYPEYELSRAKAEGRFEDEGWRYRKDGSAFWANTILTAIYNPRKELIGFSKITRDLTEKKKLEQQLFRMNEDLKESEEKSRLLINSVKDYAILMLNPDGIIVSWNVGAERLKGYKAPEIIGKHFSIFYPTEAIREGFPKFELAKALENGHFEDEGWRIKKDGTAFWANVVITPVYNEAHRLLGFAKITRDLTERRRNEDLMQKNKELARINSDLDNFVYTASHDLKSPIVNLEGLLSALTEDLGTGKEMHQQILRLMHGSITTLKKVISDLGEVSKIQQEKEISESINLLELLDEIKESLSEVIKASKAEIQALDLEFEVIQYSRKNLRSILYNLVNNAIKYAYPNRPPEVNIKTFINPHGEYVISVADNGLGIAESQVDKIFQIYKRAHSHVEGSGLGLYLVKKILDNSGDRITVESVVGEGSVFTVYLNQNQE from the coding sequence ATGAAGGCAGAGACCGATAATTTTTCCGTATTAAATCCTGAAAACCTGACGAATGACAAATATAAAATACTGGTTAACAGCATCACCGATTACGCTATATTTTTATTAGATGCCACGGGCCACGTAATTACCTGGAACCCCGGCGCACAGCTTATAAAACAGTATAAACCGGAAGAAATAATAGGCAAGCACTTTTCTACTTTTTACACCCCCGATGCCAAAGCCAGCGATTACCCAGGCATGGAGCTGCGCGAAGCCCAACGTTTAGGTCGCTTTGAAGACGAAGGTTGGCGGGTGCGAAAAGATGGTTCCGTATTTTGGGCTAACGTAATTATTACGCCCATTTACGATGCGCAACATAAATTAATGGGCTTTTCTAAAATAACCCGTAATTTATCTCAAAGAAAAAAAGCCGAAGACGATTTATATAAGGCTTACGAAGAGTTAAAAGACAGCGAAGAACGTTTCCGGCTGTTGATAGAAGGCGTAACAGACTACGCTATTTTTATGCTCGATCCGGCGGGCAATGTGGCTACCTGGAACGAGGGTGCTCGTCGCATGAAAGGGTACGAAGCCAGCGAAATTATCGGTAAGTTTTTTTCAAAATTTTACAGCCAGGAGGCTGTACAGCAAGGGTATCCGGAGTACGAGCTAAGCCGGGCCAAAGCCGAAGGGCGATTCGAAGATGAGGGTTGGCGTTACCGCAAAGATGGTTCGGCTTTTTGGGCCAATACGATCTTAACGGCCATTTATAATCCGCGCAAGGAGCTTATTGGTTTTTCTAAAATTACCCGCGACTTAACCGAGAAGAAAAAACTGGAGCAGCAATTGTTCCGGATGAACGAAGACCTGAAAGAGAGCGAAGAAAAAAGCCGTTTGCTGATTAACAGCGTAAAAGATTATGCCATTCTGATGTTAAATCCGGATGGTATTATTGTGAGCTGGAACGTGGGCGCCGAACGCTTAAAAGGCTATAAAGCGCCAGAAATTATCGGCAAGCATTTTTCTATTTTTTACCCTACCGAAGCCATCCGGGAAGGATTTCCGAAGTTTGAATTAGCAAAAGCCCTGGAGAACGGTCATTTTGAGGACGAAGGCTGGCGCATTAAAAAAGACGGTACTGCCTTTTGGGCCAACGTAGTAATTACGCCCGTTTACAACGAAGCCCACCGTCTTTTGGGCTTTGCCAAAATAACCCGTGACTTAACCGAACGCCGCCGGAACGAAGATTTAATGCAGAAAAACAAAGAACTGGCCCGCATTAACAGCGACCTCGATAATTTTGTTTACACCGCTTCGCACGACCTGAAATCGCCGATTGTGAACCTGGAAGGCTTACTGTCGGCTTTAACCGAAGATTTAGGCACGGGAAAAGAGATGCACCAACAAATTCTGCGTTTAATGCACGGCTCCATTACTACCCTAAAAAAAGTAATTTCGGATTTGGGCGAGGTTAGTAAAATTCAACAGGAAAAAGAAATCAGCGAAAGTATTAACCTATTGGAGTTGCTGGATGAAATAAAAGAAAGTTTAAGCGAGGTAATTAAAGCCAGTAAAGCCGAAATACAAGCCCTGGATTTAGAATTTGAGGTAATTCAGTATTCCCGCAAAAACCTCAGGAGCATCTTATACAATCTGGTAAATAACGCTATTAAATACGCCTACCCCAACCGCCCGCCCGAGGTTAACATTAAAACTTTTATTAACCCGCACGGCGAATACGTGATTTCGGTAGCTGATAATGGCTTAGGTATTGCGGAAAGCCAAGTAGATAAAATATTCCAAATTTATAAAAGGGCCCACTCGCACGTAGAAGGCTCTGGTTTAGGTTTATATCTGGTTAAAAAAATTCTGGATAACTCCGGCGACCGAATTACCGTGGAAAGTGTCGTGGGAGAAGGTTCGGTATTTACAGTGTACCTCAATCAAAACCAGGAATAA